A region from the Aphis gossypii isolate Hap1 chromosome 1, ASM2018417v2, whole genome shotgun sequence genome encodes:
- the LOC114132180 gene encoding elongator complex protein 2, translating to MSTFEKIKTVYVSSAINSTPNCLDWGVNGLVIYGSCNAIHLYDPQITNECDGRIISSFVAHTKRVNSVKWVQNIDNCCQQDFVSCSTDNTAILWEDILLTGSYKAYERLIGHSDVVTINDAIRLANQTLIIVTAAGDCTVKVWIKHKNENTSQCVQTIDFDSILCLSLKITLLPNTNCLLLACGLSNSKIQLYMNDFSNGDSVFVPSHYLIGHEDWVRSLDFISEGNLGNLLLASGSQDSVIRLWRFTMEESYNTCKSNKELDDTLKLESKTFNVTKQDGSDCSYVIQSETVISGHDGWIYGVHWKPNFCTEKKMELLSVSMDKTLAVWAYDENSGLWVDLIRLGEVGGNTLGFYGGKFSPDGNSILAQGHNGSFHLWTKNNNGSWTPGVTIGGHFGSVEDITWDPEGKYIVSVSSDQTSRIHAQWLKSKPVENVHSCNWHEMARPQVHGYNMSSVAMLSSLSFVSSAEEKVIRAFQAPYNFLENMSQLSKINFDSVDITKCPLGASVPSLGLSNKAVSEDDCKNNTNQPKKKDYPEHYFIPLSLNQPPTEEDLIQNTLWPEIQKLYGHVYEVYCLASSSNHKWLASAAKATSLELASIIIWNTDNFQLVQKLESHNLTVTQLAFSPDSKNLLSVSRDRTWSLFEYDVNTNLFIIKSKSDKHTGIHTRIIWCCAWTHDSIYFATGSRDGKLVIWGQNDQSVDSKITYCAKTNPLIVSEKSFTAVAFAPTLISECKKTYFLAVGADCGSISLYKWSLEEKSVTPWLKIADLINEFGHHLTVKRIKFQPLLCKTDSRYREGVLQMASCGADMMVRIYDIFLKDFL from the exons ATGagtacatttgaaaaaattaaaacagtgtATGTGTCTTCAGCTATAAACAGCACACCAAATTGCTTAGATTGGGGTGTTAATGGATTGGTTATTTATGGTTCTTGTAACGCTATTCATTTATATGATCCTCAAATAACA AATGAATGTGACGGACGAATTATTTCTTCATTTGTTGCACATACAAAGCGTGTAAATAGTGTTAAGTGGGTACAAAATATAGACAACTGTTGCCAACAAGACTTTGTTTCTTGTTCAACTGATAATACAGCTATATTGTGGGAAGATATTCTTCTTACAGGATCTTATAAAGCCTATGAAAGACTAATAG gaCATTCTGATGTCGTTACAATAAATGATGCCATAAGACTTGCTAATCAAAcacttattattgtaactgCTGCTGGTGATTGTACTGTTAAAGTTTGgattaaacacaaaaatgaaa atacaTCTCAATGTGTTCAGACTATTGATTttgatagtatattatgtttgtctctaaaaattacattgttaCCCAACACAAATTGTCTTCTATTAGCATGTGGTTTATCAAATAGCAAAATACAGTTGTATATGAATGATTTTAGTAATGGTGATTCAGTGTTTGTTCCTAGCCATTATTTAATAGGCCACGAAGATTGGGTTCGttctttagattttatatCTGAAG gtaatttAGGGAATCTACTTCTAGCAAGTGGTTCTCAGGATTCTGTAATAAGATTATGGAGATTTACAATGGAAGAAAGTTATAATACTTGCAAATCAAATAAAGAATTAGatgatacattaaaattagagagtaaaacatttaatgtgaCTAAACAAGATGGTTCTGACTGTAGTTATGTGATTCAATCAGAAACTGTTATATCAGGGCATGATGGGTGGATTTATGGAGTGCACTGGAAACCTAATTTTTGTacag agAAAAAAATGGAGTTACTTTCAGTTTCTATGGATAAAACATTGGCAGTTTGGGCCTATGATGAAAACAGCGGACTTTGGGTTGATTTAATAAGATTAGGGGAAGTTGGCGGTAATACATTAGGGTTTTATGGTGGGAAATTTTCTCCTGATGGCAATAGTATTTTAGCTCAGGGACACAATGGATCATTTCATCTATGGACAAAA AATAATAATGGCAGTTGGACTCCTGGAGTCACAATTGGAGGTCATTTTGGATCCGTTGAGGATATTACTTGGGATCCAGAAGGCAAATATATTGTTTCTGTAAGTTCTGACCAAACTTCTAGAATCCATGCACAATGGTTGAAATCAAAACCAGTTGAAAATGTACATTCTTgc aattGGCATGAAATGGCACGACCTCAAGTTCatggatataatatgtctaGTGTTGCTATGCTGTCGAGTTTAAGTTTTGTATCTTCAGCTGAGGAAAAAGTTATTAGAGCATTTCAAGCACCTTACaactttttagaaaatatgagtcaactatctaaaattaattttgactctgtcg atatcaCAAAATGTCCACTTGGTGCTTCTGTTCCATCACTTGGGTTATCAAATAAAGCAGTGTCCGAAGAtgactgtaaaaataatactaatcaaCCAAAAAAGAAAGATTATcctgaacattattttattccttTGTCTTTAAATC aaccTCCTACTGAAGaagatttaattcaaaatacattatggcctgaaattcaaaaactttatGGTCATGTTTATGAAGTTTACTGTTTAGCATCTTCGTCTAATCATAAATGGTTAGCTTCAGCAGCAAAAGCAACATCTTTAGAGCTGgcttctattataatatg gAATACAGACAATTTTCAACTGGTACAAAAGTTAGAATCACATAATTTAACTGTGACTCAATTGGCTTTTTCACCAGACAGTAAAAATCTTCTCTCTGTTTCACGTGATCGTACTTGGTCATTATTCGAATATGATGTAAAcacaaatttgtttattatcaaaagtaaATCAGATAAACACACTGGTATTCATACAAGAATAATATGGTGTTGTGCCTGGACTCATGATTCTATATACTTTGCAACTGGATCCAGAGATGGAAAATTAGTAATTTGGGGTCAAAATGACCAAAGTGTTGAcagtaaaataacttattgtgCCAAAACTAATCCTTTAATAGTATCAGAAAAGAGTTTTACAGCTGTAGCCTTTGCTCCAACACTAATTAGTGAATGtaaaaaaacctattttttGGCTGTTGGTGCTGATTGTGGAAGTATTAGTTTATACAAATGGAGTTTGGAAGAAAAATCTGTTACACCTTGGCTTAAAATTGCTGATTTAATCAATGA ATTTGGACATCATTTAACAGTAAAAAGAATTAAGTTTCAACCATTACTGTGCAAGACTGATTCAAGATACAGAGAAGGTGTTCTACAAATGGCATCTTGTGGTGCAGACATGATGGTtagaatttatgatatatttttaaaagattttctttaa
- the LOC114132185 gene encoding uncharacterized protein LOC114132185, which translates to MSNVFVTFNIRCEKSLIELKLKEPTEISGFIETLKNELKLEETDELVILCPTFEGNMMELQSDDDIAFLKKTKLSYNAITKEVYCNVELVVIIIHKLQDDTNSQIMNLSKKLDNLASKVDKVLDEFNSKIDENSNSIFSTLSSILAEHLQIDSNSRISKSSLNEGDFKESKPNVENVRQKKIKKDKEKLSSPTTSGSNNNSSTVSENIKSDTPKLAPRPVPKDIDVLLEMLVADGFTNTIQNIIVLKRFNNDYEKAKSYLKSSSA; encoded by the exons ATGTCTAACGTTTTTGTTACATTTAACATTCGCTGTGAAAAATCATTGAttgaacttaaattaaaagaacCTACTGAGATATCTGGATTCATTGAAACGCTG aaaaatgaattaaaattagagGAAACAGATGAATTAGTGATATTGTGTCCAACATTTGAGGGAAATATG atggagCTTCAATCAGATGAtgatattgcatttttaaag aaaacaaaacTCTCATATAATGCAATAACCAAAGAAGTTTACTGCAATGTAGAACttgtagtaattataattcataaattgcaAGATGACACAAACTCTCAAATTATG AATTTATCGAAAAAACTTGACAATTTAGCTTCTAAAGTTGATAAAGTATTAGATGAATTTAACagtaaaattgatgaaaattcaaacagtattttttccactctaag ttCGATTTTGGCTGAGCACTTGCAGATAGATTCTAATTCCAGAATTTCAAAGAGTTCTTTAA atgaAGGAGACTTTAAAGAATCAAAGCCCAATGTAGAAAATGtacgtcaaaaaaaaatcaaaaaggaTAAGGAAAAGTTGTCATCACCAACTACTTCAGGGTCTAATAAT aatTCATCAACTGTGTCCGAAAACATAAAATCAGATACACCCAAATTGGCCCCACGTCCTGTACCTAAAGATATTGACGTTTTATTAGAGATGTTAGTAGCAGATGGATTTACCAACAcaatacagaatattatagtattgaagagatttaataatgattacgaAAAAgccaaaagttatttaaaatcatctaGTGCTTGA
- the LOC114132177 gene encoding uncharacterized protein LOC114132177 isoform X2, with the protein MSPFLPQGVTDSIMNDYSIEPVVDSELYEVEEIRHLYDLFDVISVHKIQNPLLWGLYTLRKNEMEINNKNIIVNEWLLYHVTATKNVQSIAENNLDWRFTSRCRYGKGVCFSYCPLYANRYASCAQGSTSAVDYDENIMDILINMGFPREAVKRALFYTYNQGLECAIKWLMDHITDSNFAEPFVPSRHNFNSEISIERAFIICRVLVQNIKDVSVNYHLNVIPNIFDTAKSTNGMVYVKFNDYEFYPQYIVYYREHNLSQYSDPYSCNFNYNYCVDQ; encoded by the exons atgagCCCTTTCTTACCTCAGGGAGTCACAGA CTCAATCATGAATGATTATTCTATTGAACCAGTAGTTGATTCAGAATTGTACGAAGTTGAAGAAATTAGACATTTGTATGATCTTTTTGAT GTTATAAgtgttcataaaatacaaaatccaCTGCTCTGGGGCTTATAcacattaagaaaaaatgaaatggaaataaataataaaaatataatagtaaatgaaTGGCTTTTATATCACGTTACAGCcactaaaaatgttcaatcaattgctgaaaataatttagactGGCGCTTCACAAGTCGTTGTCGATATGGTAAAGGTGTTTGCTTTTCATATTGTCCTTTGTATGCCAACAGATATGCATCATGTGCTCAAG GATCAACTTCTGCAGTAGATTacgatgaaaatataatggatatacttattaatatgggTTTTCCAAGAGAAGCAGTTAAACgagcattattttatacttacaaccAAGGCTTAGAATGTGCAATCAAATGGCTTATGGACCATATCACAGACAGTAATTTTGCTGAACCTTTTGTTCCATCcagacataattttaatagtg aaaTTTCAATTGAGCgagcatttataatttgtcgAGTTTTAGTCCAAAATATCAAAGATGTCAGTgtcaattatcatttaaatgttatacctaatatttttgatactgCTAAGTCAACAAATGGTAtggtttatgtaaaatttaatgattacgAATTTTATCctcaatatattgtgtattatagagAACATAATTTATCTCAATATTCTGATCCATAttcatgtaattttaattataactattgtgTTGATCAatga
- the LOC114132170 gene encoding DENN domain-containing protein 2A-like has translation MNETNVVNVDILTKRFESFQSSKKTGLDDKRRHENNANKRIIKRTPAFRRDVNISRKLVVDHSQAVVVTNNVKQFSNIIISNTSDCNKISSTDSHSYNKTDSLNQKLYLDTFVKDDKKKPVTDKKSLINCLKKKLENNNTTGCKPKVLKKFIELPLKSQLPIGPPPKKPPRTFAHDKQIDLDLPNNCTMESHKISKSDPKAMLEKLEKFVTKNAHTYGPKNENITGQDCNSNISSKKSNLFNLAKSLNHLESDKVYSNSLKIRHTDEQNYLTRKSYNENDTEHIYDEPIFLKPNSRLNNDSVNNCNTLIGNDRVCDSDKSNLHYMSTPIKDYNSEINLKESEPYYQIDTTDETDSKTNTNMTMSHKRKIQMLMNEAYGTFVKTQDESDSESISNCEDSSSGSINNLTDKNISEQTLERKGYLRRVAKQVATSTCSTIVHDKNHLFQALLLIGLDLSSTKEKLPYIKHKYPVQAEIPDQFENLCFPDAHVWPFTADDCRTYSLTVTDENGRRNYGYCYRVQPEGAAYCLPLVYCIYSSIKANSFYFKILQEIESRHGLSEFNMKMFIKLLYDQPFPEPGSTIYIPLEPSSYSTELSINGELHIPFDILHDQDDLLKLLHIIKPNTFIQMLATMLLERKLILLSKSISLLSSSIEALTSSLYPFTWQHTLVSVLPSQMVSVADFVQAPTPYIIGLLKTENQSDIFSQLSENDQVFIFDLDANKALRKVKDEYSVLPSRIAKGLKNVIGLKVELDQSTKAVLASESLIRLFVELIGHYKSFILPNAENKYHFQKQFFIDAGINTAHRNFLEWFTETAMFTTFLNNKMHSNIDKKDVFECRCDEFSSELNKIKRKSKTLQSMKAIGDRIKEWAVS, from the exons ATGAATGAAACGAACGTAGTTAATGTAGACATACTGACAAAACGATTCGAATCTTTTCAAAGTTCTAAGAAAACCGGATTGGATGACAAAAGACGACACGAAAATAATGCGAacaaaagaattattaaaagaactCCCGCGTTTAGACGGGATGTAAACATTTCGAGAAAGCTAGTAGTGGATCATTCACAGGCCGTGGTGGTAACTAATAATGTGAaacaatttagtaatataattatttcaaatactaGCGATTGTAATAAAATCTCATCTACTGATTCTCATAGTTATAATAAGACTGAcagtttaaatcaaaaattatacctagACACATTTGTAaaagatgataaaaaaaaacctgtaaCTGACAAAAAATCTCtcataaattgtttgaaaaaaaaactagaaaataacaatactacTGGTTGTAAACCaaaagtacttaaaaaatttattgaacttCCATTAAAATCACAATTACCAATTGGTCCGCCTCCTAAAAAGCCACCAAGAACATTTGCTCATGATAAACAAATAGATTTAGATCTTcctaataattgtacaatggAATCtcataaaatttctaaatctGATCCAAAAGCCATGTTGGAAAAGCTAGAAAAGTTTGTAACTAAAAATGCTCATACATATGgaccaaaaaatgaaaatattactggACAAGATTGCAATTCAAATATAAGTTCTaagaaatctaatttattcaatttggcAAAGTCTTTGAATCATTTGGAAAGTGATAAAGTTTAtagtaattcattaaaaatacgtCATACAGATGAACAGAATTATTTAACTAGAAAAtcatataatgaaaatgatacAGAGCACATATATGATGAACCAATATTCCTAAAGCCTAATTCAAGGCTAAACAATGATagtgttaataattgtaatacgcTTATTGGTAATGATCGGGTTTGTGATTCCGATAAATCTAATCTACATTATATG TCCACACCAATTAAAGATTACAATtctgaaattaatttgaaagaaTCTGAACCATATTATCAAATCGATACTACAGATGAAACTGATTCAAAAACAAACACAAATATGACTATGAGTCATAAgagaaaa ATTCAAATGTTAATGAATGAAGCTTATGGTACATTTGTTAAAACTCAAGATGAAAGTGATTCAGAATCAATTTCTAATTGTGAAGACAGTTCTAGTGgttcaataaataatctaacgg ataagaaTATTAGTGAACAAACATTAGAGCGTAAAGGGTATCTACGGAGAGTTGCTAAACAAGTAGCAACATCAACATGTTCAACTATTGTTCATGATAAAAATCATCTATTTCAAGCACTTCTATTAATTGGACTAGACTTAAGTTCAACTAAAGAGAAATTACcttatataaaacacaaataccCTGTACAA GCTGAAATACCAGACCAATTTGAGAATTTGTGTTTTCCTGATGCACATGTTTGGCCATTTACTGCAGATGATTGTAGAACATATTCTTTAACAGTTACCGATGAAAATGGCCGTCGTAATTATGGGTACTGTTATAGAGTACAGCCTGAAGGAGCTGCCTATTGTTTACCATtagtgtattgtatatattcttCAATTAAAGCCAACAGTTTTTACTTTAAg atattacaaGAAATTGAATCAAGACATGGTTTATctgaatttaatatgaaaatgtttataaaactacTATATGACCAGCCATTTCCTGAACCTGGTTctactatttatatacctcTTGAACCTTCAAGTTACAGTACTGAGCT ttCTATTAATGGAGAGCTTCATATACCATTTGATATTCTACATGATCAAGATGATTTACTAAAActtttacacattattaaaccaaatacatttatacaaatgtTAGCTACTATGCTATTGGAAAGAAAATTGATACTTCTCAGCAAATCAAtaag tttgttaTCAAGTAGCATTGAAGCTCTTACATCTTCCTTATATCCATTTACTTGGCAACATACTCTTGTATCAGTTCTTCCTTCTCAAATGGTATCAGTTGCTGATTTTGTACAAGCTCCAACGCCATATATCATTGGTTTGTTGAAAACAGAAAATCAATCAGATATATTCTCTCAATTGAGTGAAAATGATCAA gttttcatttttgatttgGATGCTAACAAAGCGTTGCGTAAAGTAAAAGACGAATATAGTGTCCTACCATCAAGAATTGCAAAaggtttgaaaaatgttattggatTAAAGGTGGAGTTAGATCAATCAACTAAAGCAGTTCTAGCATCAGAGTCTCTTATAAGATTGTTTGTGGAACTAATTGGTCattataaatcttttattcTACCAAATgcagaaaataaatatcattttcag aaacaatttttcattgaTGCTGGTATTAATACTGCACATAGAAATTTTTTGGAATGGTTTACAGAAACAGCTATGTTtacgacatttttaaataataaaatgcatagcaatattgacaaaaaagaTGTGTTTGAGTGCAGATGTGATGAATTTTCTAGCGAACTCAATAAAATCAAACGTAAATCAAAAACTCTTCAATCTATGAAGGCAATAGGTGATCGCATTAAAGAATGGGCAGTTTCATGA
- the LOC114132177 gene encoding uncharacterized protein LOC114132177 isoform X1: MHSLNFNFGFIMSNVNCSSIMNDYSIEPVVDSELYEVEEIRHLYDLFDVISVHKIQNPLLWGLYTLRKNEMEINNKNIIVNEWLLYHVTATKNVQSIAENNLDWRFTSRCRYGKGVCFSYCPLYANRYASCAQGSTSAVDYDENIMDILINMGFPREAVKRALFYTYNQGLECAIKWLMDHITDSNFAEPFVPSRHNFNSEISIERAFIICRVLVQNIKDVSVNYHLNVIPNIFDTAKSTNGMVYVKFNDYEFYPQYIVYYREHNLSQYSDPYSCNFNYNYCVDQ; the protein is encoded by the exons atgcattcattaaattttaattttggttttattatgaGCAATGTTAATTGTAGCTCAATCATGAATGATTATTCTATTGAACCAGTAGTTGATTCAGAATTGTACGAAGTTGAAGAAATTAGACATTTGTATGATCTTTTTGAT GTTATAAgtgttcataaaatacaaaatccaCTGCTCTGGGGCTTATAcacattaagaaaaaatgaaatggaaataaataataaaaatataatagtaaatgaaTGGCTTTTATATCACGTTACAGCcactaaaaatgttcaatcaattgctgaaaataatttagactGGCGCTTCACAAGTCGTTGTCGATATGGTAAAGGTGTTTGCTTTTCATATTGTCCTTTGTATGCCAACAGATATGCATCATGTGCTCAAG GATCAACTTCTGCAGTAGATTacgatgaaaatataatggatatacttattaatatgggTTTTCCAAGAGAAGCAGTTAAACgagcattattttatacttacaaccAAGGCTTAGAATGTGCAATCAAATGGCTTATGGACCATATCACAGACAGTAATTTTGCTGAACCTTTTGTTCCATCcagacataattttaatagtg aaaTTTCAATTGAGCgagcatttataatttgtcgAGTTTTAGTCCAAAATATCAAAGATGTCAGTgtcaattatcatttaaatgttatacctaatatttttgatactgCTAAGTCAACAAATGGTAtggtttatgtaaaatttaatgattacgAATTTTATCctcaatatattgtgtattatagagAACATAATTTATCTCAATATTCTGATCCATAttcatgtaattttaattataactattgtgTTGATCAatga
- the LOC114132169 gene encoding guanine nucleotide-binding protein subunit gamma-1-like, which translates to MDMMISNLQQQRQITEQLRREAAVKRIPVSQAIQDIIKYIREREMEDCLMVGFSSQKANPFREKSSCAVI; encoded by the coding sequence ATGGACATGATGATTTCCAATCTGCAACAGCAGCGGCAGATTACGGAACAGCTTCGTCGAGAAGCAGCTGTGAAACGTATACCTGTTTCACAAGCTATACAAgacattataaagtatatcagGGAACGAGAAATGGAAGATTGTCTAATGGTTGGTTTTTCATCACAGAAAGCTAATCCATTCAGAGAGAAAAGTAGTTGTGCcgttatttaa
- the LOC114132177 gene encoding uncharacterized protein LOC114132177 isoform X3 — protein MNDYSIEPVVDSELYEVEEIRHLYDLFDVISVHKIQNPLLWGLYTLRKNEMEINNKNIIVNEWLLYHVTATKNVQSIAENNLDWRFTSRCRYGKGVCFSYCPLYANRYASCAQGSTSAVDYDENIMDILINMGFPREAVKRALFYTYNQGLECAIKWLMDHITDSNFAEPFVPSRHNFNSEISIERAFIICRVLVQNIKDVSVNYHLNVIPNIFDTAKSTNGMVYVKFNDYEFYPQYIVYYREHNLSQYSDPYSCNFNYNYCVDQ, from the exons ATGAATGATTATTCTATTGAACCAGTAGTTGATTCAGAATTGTACGAAGTTGAAGAAATTAGACATTTGTATGATCTTTTTGAT GTTATAAgtgttcataaaatacaaaatccaCTGCTCTGGGGCTTATAcacattaagaaaaaatgaaatggaaataaataataaaaatataatagtaaatgaaTGGCTTTTATATCACGTTACAGCcactaaaaatgttcaatcaattgctgaaaataatttagactGGCGCTTCACAAGTCGTTGTCGATATGGTAAAGGTGTTTGCTTTTCATATTGTCCTTTGTATGCCAACAGATATGCATCATGTGCTCAAG GATCAACTTCTGCAGTAGATTacgatgaaaatataatggatatacttattaatatgggTTTTCCAAGAGAAGCAGTTAAACgagcattattttatacttacaaccAAGGCTTAGAATGTGCAATCAAATGGCTTATGGACCATATCACAGACAGTAATTTTGCTGAACCTTTTGTTCCATCcagacataattttaatagtg aaaTTTCAATTGAGCgagcatttataatttgtcgAGTTTTAGTCCAAAATATCAAAGATGTCAGTgtcaattatcatttaaatgttatacctaatatttttgatactgCTAAGTCAACAAATGGTAtggtttatgtaaaatttaatgattacgAATTTTATCctcaatatattgtgtattatagagAACATAATTTATCTCAATATTCTGATCCATAttcatgtaattttaattataactattgtgTTGATCAatga
- the LOC114132179 gene encoding superoxide dismutase [Cu-Zn], producing the protein MVKAVCVLNGENVKGTIFFSQTDEKSPVEITGEVTGLSKGRHGFHIHEFGDNTNGCMSSGPHFNPFGKTHGAPDDDVRHVGDLGNIEAPGSSVTKVNFNDPIISLTGPLNIIGRTLVVHADQDDLGKGGHELSATTGNAGARIACGVIGITK; encoded by the exons atggtaAAGGCAGTTTGTGTTTTAAATGGTGAAAATGTCAAGggtaccatttttttttcacaaact gatgAGAAATCTCCTGTAGAAATAACTGGTGAAGTAACTGGACTATCTAAGGGCCGCCATGGATTTCATATACACGAATTTGGCGATAACACTaatg gTTGTATGAGCTCGGGTCCACATTTTAATCCTTTTGGAAAAACCCATGGAGCTCCTGATGATGATGTGAGACATGTTGGAGATTTAGGTAATATAGAAGCTCCTGGTTCATCTGTGACAAAAGTAAATTTCAATGACCCAATCATATCGCTTACAGGACCTCTTAACATCATAGGTCGTACTTTAgta gtacaTGCTGACCAAGACGATTTAGGTAAAGGAGGTCATGAGTTAAGCGCTACAACAGGAAATGCTGGAGCCAGAATTGCTTGTGGAGTTATTGGAAtcaccaaataa
- the LOC114132171 gene encoding syntaxin-10, producing MMPRGKNGYSWELNSGTQDSEPLLERDTEDPDDVLFTSRPGTSTFVADMLSSHSHKMNNQHNKLDLISNSVKTLKNVSEDISVELDHQNVMLENLSTELDKTESRLDMVSKKVAQVLQLSDDRRQWMAIGILVGIIIITIILLIIL from the exons atgatGCCTAGAGGAAAAAATGGTTATTCCTGGGAATTAAACTCAGGAACTCAAGATAGTGAG cCTTTACTAGAAAGAGATACTGAAGATCCAGATGATGTGTTATTTACATCCCGCCCAGGCACATCAACATTTGTAGCTGATATGCTCAGTTCACACTCTCATAAGATGAACAATCAACATAATAAACTTGACCTCATATCTAATTCAgtaaaaactttgaaaaatgtttcagAAGATATAAGTGTTGAGTTAGATCATCAAAATGT aatgcttgaaaatttaagcaCTGAATTAGATAAAACAGAATCAAGATTAGATATGGTATCGAAAAAAGTAGCACAAGTTCTACAATTGTCTGatg ATAGAAGACAATGGATGGCAATTGGAATTTTagttggtattattataataaccatcattcttttaattattttataa